One window from the genome of Cucumis melo cultivar AY chromosome 12, USDA_Cmelo_AY_1.0, whole genome shotgun sequence encodes:
- the LOC103498305 gene encoding probable aspartyl protease At4g16563, with translation MDQMDGDDNVIEPLREIRDGYLMSLSIGTPPQVVQVYMDTGSDLTWVPCGNLSFDCQDCEEYQNNISGPKLAAFLPTHSSTSIRDTCGSSFCMDIHSSDNPFDPCTIAGCSLATLVKGTCPRPCPSFAYTYGASGVVTGSLTRDVLFMHGNYHNNNNNNSNNNKQVPRFCFGCVGATYREPIGIAGFGRGLLSLPFQLGFSQKGFSHCFLPFKFSNNPNFSSPLILGHLAISSKDENLQFTPLLKSPIYPNYYYIGLESITIGNGNNNFRFGVSFKLREIDTKGNGGMLIDSGTTYTHLPEPLYSQLISNLESVISYPRAKQVELNTGFDLCYKVPCKNNNSSFVDDSQLPSITFHFLNNVSVVLPQGNNFYAMAAPINSTVVKCLLYQSMDGVGDDNDSDDNGPAGIFGSFQQQNLQVVYDLEKERLGFQAMDCVSVAANQGLHKNVRRNMMKVEV, from the coding sequence ATGGATCAAATGGATGGTGATGATAATGTGATAGAGCCATTGAGAGAAATTAGGGATGGTTATTTAATGTCCTTATCAATAGGGACACCCCCACAAGTTGTTCAAGTGTATATGGACACTGGAAGTGATCTCACATGGGTTCCTTGTGGTAACCTCTCTTTTGATTGTCAAGATTGTGAAGAGTACCAGAACAATATTTCTGGCCCAAAATTGGCTGCCTTTTTGCCTACTCATTCTTCTACTTCTATTAGAGACACTTGTGGTAGTTCCTTTTGTATGGATATTCATAGCTCTGATAACCCTTTTGATCCTTGCACAATTGCTGGTTGTTCCTTGGCTACCCTTGTGAAGGGCACTTGCCCTAGACCTTGCCCTTCTTTTGCTTATACTTATGGAGCAAGTGGGGTTGTAACTGGAAGTTTAACGAGAGATGTTCTTTTTATGCATGGAAAttatcataataataataataataatagtaataataataagcaaGTCCCTAGATTTTGTTTTGGATGTGTTGGTGCAACTTACAGAGAGCCAATCGGGATTGCTGGTTTTGGTAGAGGCTTACTTTCTCTTCCTTTTCAACTAGGGTTTTCTCAGAAGGGCTTTTCTCATTGCTTTTTgccttttaaattttcaaataaccCTAATTTCTCAAGCCCTTTGATTCTTGGTCATCTTGCTATTTCTTCAAAAGATGAAAATTTGCAATTTACCCCTTTGTTGAAAAGTCCAATTTACCCAAACTATTACTATATTGGGCTTGAGTCAATTACCATTGGGAATGGGAATAATAATTTTAGATTTGGggtttcttttaaattaagagagATTGATACAAAGGGTAATGGAGGAATGTTGATTGATTCTGGTACTACTTATACTCATTTACCTGAACCATTGTATTCACAACTTATTTCTAATCTTGAATCAGTGATAAGTTACCCAAGAGCAAAACAAGTCGAACTCAATACTGGGTTTGATCTTTGTTATAAAGTTCCTTGTAAAAACAACAATTCTTCTTTTGTTGATGACTCTCAACTCCCTTCTATAACATTTCATTTTTTGAATAATGTTAGTGTTGTTTTGCCTCAAGGGAATAACTTCTATGCCATGGCTGCTCCAATTAACTCCACTGTGGTTAAATGTTTGTTGTATCAAAGCATGGACGGTGTTGGTGACGATAACGACAGTGATGATAACGGGCCGGCTGGCATTTTCGGTAGCTTTCAACAGCAAAATCTACAGGTTGTTTATGATTTGGAGAAGGAAAGATTAGGGTTTCAAGCAATGGATTGTGTTTCTGTTGCTGCCAATCAGGGACTTCACAAGAATGTTAGAAGGAATATGATGAAAGTTGAAGTTTGA